In Brachyhypopomus gauderio isolate BG-103 chromosome 2, BGAUD_0.2, whole genome shotgun sequence, the DNA window CCCGTTTGTGAAGGCCCTGATGGTGCCTGGGAGACAGCTTTCACTGCACACTGACCGAGGAACCTGGAGAATATAGTGCCCATTCAGACTTCACTAAGCCTACGGCAGTAGTGCAGTACACAGCAAAGCACAATGCATCTCTGATAATCACAATACAATGTATGCATGCTCTACACTATAGAATAACATTATATGATGCTTTGCTTACCATTTGTTGGTCCCCTGTCCAGACAGCACTTACATAATCATTCATTATGAACTGCTGGCCATCTGCCTGAGATGCATCGTACATGCCAATGGTCTCAAATGTTATCATTCCTTTACTGTTAATCTGCCAGTTGACCAGAGCATACTGTGCAACTGGGTCCCCCTGATTGTCAAACAATACTTTTTCTCCAGTTTTAGTAGTGAAGTTCACCTGTGTCAAGTAGTGCAACACCTGAAATATAATAGAGTGCACAAAATATGTATTGAACTAGATTGCTtggttcattcattcattcattaggATAAGTACATATTAGACAGAATAATTTGAGTGAAAGTGGGACAACATTGTGCTTACACCACCTGCCATGGCTCTATTGTTTTTCTATCTGCACATGTGCCGTTTCGGAAGGGCCCTTTTCCTTCCTGACAGGCCAACAGTCCATCTGCTGCATGAGCCACTGCATAGACTGCCTTGTAAACGTTGTTGAGCAGGCTGGTGTCTGACACGTCCGTGAagcttgtgtgtatgttctcCAGGGACTCCTCTCCAGTGCAGGGTTTTACAGCATCATGAGACTCCAGGCCCAAAGAGCAATCAAACAGGTTCTCCCATATTTCAACCAGTCCAGTATTACCTAGCCTCACAGATGGTCGACTACTTGCAATGAACTCTTTCAAGCCGGGAATGTGTGCGTTGGGTACAGCAAAGCCGACTGCACCACCCACAACAGCATAGTTCCTGGCATTAGCGAGGTACCGGTAGGTGATCCAACCCTCACTCCCAACCCACTGAAATCCAGTCACATTCTtgtagtaaagctctttaatGAGGATGTCCAGGTCATTTCCATCTGCAAAAGCCACAATGACCCTGGAGGTAGATCTTTTTATAATATCTACCACATCTAGAAACTTTTCTCTGGAGTCAGTCCTGTAAATAGCCATTGAGTACTCAACACATACCCCTTCTTTCTCAGCAGCCTCTAAAAAACTGGCCATTCCATCATTGCCATAATCACTCCTGCTTCTGATAGCTCCGACCCAGGTCCAGCCAAAGTGTTTGACCAGTTTGGCCAGTGCTTTGCTTTGGTAGTAGTCACTAGGGATTGTTCTGAAGAAGGAAGGATACTCCTTTCTATTGCTGAGACATGCACAGGTCGCCGAGTGGCTGAGCTGCAAATGAGAAGGACATGACAGTACTCTTATTTTACTATAGAATTTTTACTCATAGCTAATGTTACTTGATTACACAAACGATTTTTTATACAAAAAAGAAGTGTCGGAGTTAATTACTCTGCCTTCTGTATGATTAAAAAAGAAATGTACTTTATACAGGTTACAATTGTCAAGAAATTTGTCAACTCTTAAGAATTGTATCCATTAACATCCATAGTACAAGGTAAAAAAAGACAAGATTTTAATTCAGTTTACTAGCTGTATTTTATAGAAAATTATATGACCAAAAGGACAACATGTATATTTAATCAAAGATTGTCCCCTCACAGTTTAGGTGTTCACTCAGCATGAATAATACAACTTGAAAGAAACTGTATCTCTATAGAAGTGATGGATCCAAAGAGATAATTGCTCATCAGTATGTTTATACCTATATTATAATTATCTCAATTTGTAAGTGCGATTTGGCTGATATATAACATTATATCAATATATAACATTATAACTACTATATGATAATGGATCATCTGTTTTTAACCTTGCTATTTACAGTaattatttacattacattattttaataaatggcAGTGAGTCATTCTGTGTCCATTTGCTCACCACTGGTATGTGAAATAAACCCATGGTCCTCACAATCCCTATGGTGGCTGTGGAAGTGGTCTCCCCAATGACAGCATGCACAGTGGAAGGTTTCGAGCAGCTTTCAAGTCCCTCTTCAGGCCCATTCATGAGAATCAGTGATGccataacagagagaggaacACTAGGGCAGGAGCCGTATATCCTGTAGCCGAGAGTAAAGCCAGGAAGTAGATCTGTGCTATTGTTAATCTCCTCAATAGCAAAAATCATGGTCATGGCATACTGCATCTCCCCTGGATCAACCCTGAAAACAGATTCTCTTATGTGATCAAAAGTGTGTTtatgtctttctttcttttggtAAATGCTTATTAACTCGGCAATCTAGCAGCTGATTTTAATTGAACTTTTGCATTTTCACACAATTTTCACAGAACCAGTATTAAAACTTCTACTATTCAGTTCTCTGTAACATCCCACAAATATCCCATGAATATCGTACCCATAACATCTCACATGTCCAGGACTGGCCTGCAGTGTTGGATTCATACCAACTGGATACTGGTGAAATGAAAAAATCCCTCCTATGCACATGTCACCTTCTTTAGAAAAATAAAGGAGTTCATCTGACCCATAGGCTGTGCATTTCTCCTCTTCAGCATTAGCAGTGAAAAATATGACAATCAGTGGGTTTGCGAACAGCAACATGGCTATACAGGACATATATGCTCTACAGTATCCCATGGTAGTACTGAGGGGACCTCTGTATTTATGCACTCCTGAAATCTGTGGAACATGGGGACTGAGAATGCTGAAGTGGAATGTTTATCATTTCTATCCAATGATGAAAGAAAGTTTGATGAATGACAATGAGGTAGGATTGGGTATACTTGGTCCAATCCTAGACCAAAGATGAATCCAACATTATACCTTATAGTTACACCCTTCAGAAAATTATGAAAATTATTATTCCCATAATTTCCTTTAGCactaataaaaatacatttcaaaAGATGATTTAGATTTATGTTACTACATTtttatgttatattattttCCAGTTAAAAAAAGACTAGGTCATTATTATAGGTTACATGTAGTCTAcatgtcaaatcaaatcaaatcaaagtttatttgtatagcgcttttcacaacacatgttgtcacaaagcgctttacaggatttaaaaggttaacaatactatgggtccagaaccctaatgagcaagccaaaggcgacagtggcgaggaaaaactccctatgatggtggggattaggaagaaacctcgggagaaccaagactcaaaagggaacccatcctccattgggcggcccgttaacacacaaattacacaaaatacagacaaatacacaagtcacacacaaatcacacaatcagactaagtaaaggtaaaaatgaaagttctgggttttgatattgtcactgtaaatgtctgttgatgaacgccaggctttcattccatgtcggagcagcgatgctggtattgtaggctccgactgcaatgttactctccaggtgaacctcggagaaaagatacgagatgtagtaactatgtaacagattaatcaaaggccaaactaaacagatgagtctttaatcgagttttaaacaatgagactgtgtctgagtcccgaatagaggcaggaagattattccacaattgtggagctttaaaagaaaaggctcttccacctgctgtgatctttttgatcctaggaacagttattAACCCTGCGTCCCGAGAGCGAAGTGatcgcgctgggttatattgttcaataagttcactaagatagtctggagctaagccatgcagcgttttatatgttaataaaagtattttatagtcaatacggaatctaattggcagccagtgtaatgacgatagtacgggcctaatgtgatcaaactttttagtttttgttaaaactcgtgctgctgcgttctgaaccagctggagtttgtttattgatttaccagaacatccagctaggagactgttgcaataatctaaacgagaggatatgaatgcatggattagtttttctgcatcactaatatttaatatgtttctaattttggcaatgttgcgcaagtgaaagaacgctaccctagttatattattaatatgtgtattgaacgagagatctgggtctattgtgatgcccaagttctttacctctgcgctgggggttatagtaaaagaatgtagattcaatgctacattatgtatcttgtctcatGTATCATGTCAGAATGACAATGCCActcacaaaaatatcattaaaatgtaattcatttttctgttttatcttatttatttatatgtttaGCACTTATTCAGGCATTTCACATTTTATCAACTTTTGTATtcaaacatttaaataatggCAACATTTATTCAATGTTTTATACATGTATTTGGGTTCACAATGTTTTATATTCACATGGACATGGATATACAGTCTGAATACAGTATGTGTCATGTCTTAAGCTTCAGTCTGATTATTGTATGTCAGGCAGAAAACAAGTCACTGTGATCTTGCATGTCCTTTACCCATGACATACTTTCTAGTATTATGTTCGGGCTTAAGTACAATAATATAACATTTTGgaataaatatacaaaatagTAACCCAAAGCTTGAGGCCAGAATGGCAAATATCTCCACAGCGACAGTGAATTTTCCAGGAGAGCTGACATAAGCTGGAATAAAGGTGATCCAAACTGCACAGAATATGAGCatgctgaatgtgatgaatTTGGCTTCATTAAAGTTATCAGGCAGCTTCCGTGCTAGAAAAGCcaatataaaacacaaaagaGCCAGAATTCCAATATAACCAAGAACAGCCCAGAAACCTACAGCAGAACCTAAACCACATTCTAATATTATTTTATCAGTGGAGTGAAGCATGTTTTTGCGAGGCACTGGAGGTGCTAGTCCTAACCACAGAGCACATATAATGGTTTGGAACAGAGTGCAACAGAAAACACTCATTCTCTGTATGGGCACTGAACACTGAGGGAGGCTGGTGCCTGGTACTGTGGCTTTGAATGCCACCACTACTGCTGCTGTTCTTGCTAAAACACAGGACATGCAAAGTGCAAAGGTGATGCCAAATGCTGTGTGGCGCAGCATACAGGACCACCCAGAGGGCTGACCAATGAAAGTAAGTGAACAGAGGAaacacagagtcagagagaagAGCAGCAGGAAGCTCAGCTCTGAGTTGCTTGCCTTTACAAgtggtgtgtctatgaagtaGAAAAATACCAAGCCTACAGCTACAGTAAAAGAAACTCCTGTTAATGAAAACACTGTCAGAATAATTCCCATGTTTTCCTCATATGTCAGGAATTCCACTTCTTTTGGAACACAGAGGTTGTGCTTTTCATTCGACCAAAACTCCAGGGGACATTTGATGCATTCAATAGAATCTAAAATGAGACAGGATGatgatattttttttattcatgcTCACAACTTAGAAACCTTTCATTTAACTATTTAAGTCTTCTTACATCAGTAATGTAAAACATGGATTACCTGTCAAATTGCTGATTTCACCAACAGGGCACAGTACACATGTAAAGCAGCAGGACGGGCTCCCTTTTATTTGTGCCTGTCTGTAGCCTGGCTGACAGCTCTCACTGCACATGGATCTGGGCCTCTaatacacattctcattcagttacactcaacAATAATTTTTAGATTTGTACTAGAAATTcatgaagtttttttttcttcatagtGGACTTACTGTTCAGGCTACGTACCATATAACTATTTCCAGTCCAAACTATATTGACAGGTTTCATGGCAAACTGCTCATCACTTGGGAGAGAAGCATCATAGTTGCCAACTGTAACAAAGATTACTTCTCCAGCTTCATTCTTCTGCCAGTTCACCAGCTCATACCTTGCAGTAGGGTCTCCATTGCTGTTAAAATACACTTGCTCACCTGATGGCATTGTGAAGTTCACAGTCTGTAAGGCATGTGACACCTAAAAAATTATACACGAAAAaaatgctgtgtttatatgcATGTCATGCTCTCATTTCTATTTATATTGAAGTCTTGTTTTTCCTACCTCACCTGGAAGTAGTATGTTCCGTTGGGTGCAATGCACATTTTCAAGGGAACCATCAGTTTTGCAATCCAGTGCGTTACGCACTGCATGAGCTATTGCATAAACTGCCTTATACACATTGTTGGAAATCCTTAGCTCTGATACATCAGTGAATGTGTTATTAATTTCGTTGAGATTCTCAAATCCATTGCAAAGCTTGACATTCTCAGCATCTGGAAAAAACTGACATCCAAAGGTTGTTTCCCAGAACTCAGTCAGAAGGGCATTTGAGGGACTCTGAGAAGGATGGACCTTAAGAAGGAAATCCTTCAAGCCTGGAATTTTTGATTTATTGATCGTGAAGCCTATTGCACTGGTTATAACCTTTGAAGTTCTTTCGGTTGCCAGGTACCTGGCTGTTATCCAGGACTCACTGCCTACCCACTGTAGCCCAGTTATATTTTGAACAAGCGCCTCCTCTAGCAGTCCTTCCATTTCACTCTGGGCCAGAAATGCTACCAACACTTTAGCAGTGCCTTTTTTGATCACTTCCACAACTTTAGCAATGCTTTCCTTTGAATTTGTTCTTAGAATGGCCTCAGAGTATTCAATACATACACCCTCCTTAGCTGCTGCCTCCATGAATGTGGTCATGCCATTGTTGCCGTAATCATTGTCACTTCTTATTGCTCCCACCCACGTCCAGCCGAAATACCTGACTAGCCGAGCCAGTGCTCTGCTCTGATAGTAATCACTGGGAATCGTTCTAAAGAAGGTGGGATACTGCTTTCTGTTAGTCAGGCAAGCACATGTAGCAAAATGACTTATCTGTTGGAAATAAGAAGCAAATATGAATAGGATTAGTGCACTCTTGCTGTGTTCTTTGTTGTAACAAAATGAGATTGAGGCTCATTGTTTTACCACTGGAATCTTGAAAGGTCCAGTTGCTCTTGACATCACTATGGTTGAGGAGGATTCTGACTCTCCAATGATAGCTTGTACTGCTGAGGAGCCATAACATGTTTCTTGTGCTCTACGATGCTGACCGTTTATCAAAGCCATTGCTGATCTCATTGACGCTAATGTTGAGCCACAGCTATCAAAAATTTTGTATCCAATAGAAATATTAGGGAGAAGGCCACTCTTGTTAATTTCATCAATAGCAAACAACATAGTCTGAACAAACCGGAATTCTCTGAAGTTCAGGCTAAAGAAATGGAGAAAACGTGTTTCCATTACTATACTTACATGTTGTCATTATTGTTTCCACAATTTCTTTTTTTGACATTTGCTTTGGTCCCCAAGCTTGAAATATCACTTAAAAAGATTGCATGAAAGAAAAGATGGAACAAACCTGTTGCAGGTCAGATGTTGTGGTTTCTCAGTAAATGAAGGTGTCTGTGGTGTAATTTTGCTGTGAATTGAAAAGGCTCCTCCAATGATAATGTCCCCATCCTTGTAAAGCAGAGGGTACTCAGGGCTTCCAATCATTTGACAGTTAGCTTTCTCACCTTTTGCTTTAATGATCCAGAGGAACAGTAATGCATACAGTAACATCACAGAGGCTCTAGGGCACTGCTCTGCTGCATTGCCCCAGCTGGAGGAGCACATTAAATAGGGATTGATAGCCCATTATGGGGCCATTGAGTGTGCGATCATGTGTTGTGAACATGTGATTAGAAGCTCATGTTTGATTGGATGTCATTTAGGAGGATGACGTGGTCAGGGCAAAACATTTTTCTTCCTCGGACCAGTCAGCTGCCCATGTGGAGAGATTAGCTAATAACATTCATGCTGACCATGATGGGTCATACTGCAGGATAGTGACGGGAATAGTTTCCCTGCATCTAGATATCTCTCACTTCCTATCTCTACATAtctccctcttcctgtctcaAGATCTTCACTTATGTaattgtaaatgtgccatattttgtcaattgtgatttttacaccccagtcaaaatttgtcctccgcttttagcccttctgtgcagtcagaacacacacacacactagtgattactagggggctgtggatcacacatgcccagagcggtgggcagccctagcccggcgcccggggagcagttggggttaggtgccttgctcaagggcacctcagtcatggccttaggtctgggaatcgaacccacgaccctccggtcacaagaccagttccctaccaccaggccatgactgcccaatgTAGGATTCTTTATCACATGACAGTGCACAAAGAACGTATCTACATCATTGCCATTGTT includes these proteins:
- the olfcj1 gene encoding olfactory receptor CJ1; the protein is MNPTLQASPGHVRCYGVDPGEMQYAMTMIFAIEEINNSTDLLPGFTLGYRIYGSCPSVPLSVMASLILMNGPEEGLESCSKPSTVHAVIGETTSTATIGIVRTMGLFHIPVLSHSATCACLSNRKEYPSFFRTIPSDYYQSKALAKLVKHFGWTWVGAIRSRSDYGNDGMASFLEAAEKEGVCVEYSMAIYRTDSREKFLDVVDIIKRSTSRVIVAFADGNDLDILIKELYYKNVTGFQWVGSEGWITYRYLANARNYAVVGGAVGFAVPNAHIPGLKEFIASSRPSVRLGNTGLVEIWENLFDCSLGLESHDAVKPCTGEESLENIHTSFTDVSDTSLLNNVYKAVYAVAHAADGLLACQEGKGPFRNGTCADRKTIEPWQVLHYLTQVNFTTKTGEKVLFDNQGDPVAQYALVNWQINSKGMITFETIGMYDASQADGQQFIMNDYVSAVWTGDQQMVPRSVCSESCLPGTIRAFTNGKPVCCFDCIPCSDGEFSNSTNAVACFPCPLEYKSNGNKTRCDLKNTEFLNFTELMSILLMTFSLFGGCLTITIGLIFFYYRNTPIVRANNSELSFLLLFSLTLCFLCSLTFIGRPSEWSCMLRHTAFGITFVLCISCVLGKTIVVLMAFRATLPGSNVMKWFGPPQQRLSVLAFTLIQVIICLLWLTISPPFPYKNMNQYNDIVILECHVGSVVGFWAVLGYIGLLSILCFLLAFLARKLPDNFNEAKFITFSMLIFCAVWITFIPAYVSSPGKFTVAVEIFAILASSFGLLFCIFIPKCYIILLRPDKNTKKHMMGKNYSKPH
- the olfch1 gene encoding olfactory receptor CH1; protein product: MLLYALLFLWIIKAKGEKANCQMIGSPEYPLLYKDGDIIIGGAFSIHSKITPQTPSFTEKPQHLTCNSLNFREFRFVQTMLFAIDEINKSGLLPNISIGYKIFDSCGSTLASMRSAMALINGQHRRAQETCYGSSAVQAIIGESESSSTIVMSRATGPFKIPVISHFATCACLTNRKQYPTFFRTIPSDYYQSRALARLVRYFGWTWVGAIRSDNDYGNNGMTTFMEAAAKEGVCIEYSEAILRTNSKESIAKVVEVIKKGTAKVLVAFLAQSEMEGLLEEALVQNITGLQWVGSESWITARYLATERTSKVITSAIGFTINKSKIPGLKDFLLKVHPSQNAENVKLCNGFENLNEINNTFTDVSELRISNNVYKAVYAIAHAVRNALDCKTDGSLENVHCTQRNILLPGEVSHALQTVNFTMPSGEQVYFNSNGDPTARYELVNWQKNEAGEVIFVTVGNYDASLPSDEQFAMKPVNIVWTGNSYMRPRSMCSESCQPGYRQAQIKGSPSCCFTCVLCPVGEISNLTDSIECIKCPLEFWSNEKHNLCVPKEVEFLTYEENMGIILTVFSLTGVSFTVAVGLVFFYFIDTPLVKASNSELSFLLLFSLTLCFLCSLTFIGQPSGWSCMLRHTAFGITFALCMSCVLARTAAVVVAFKATVPGTSLPQCSVPIQRMSVFCCTLFQTIICALWLGLAPPVPRKNMLHSTDKIILECGLGSAVGFWAVLGYIGILALLCFILAFLARKLPDNFNEAKFITFSMLIFCAVWITFIPAYVSSPGKFTVAVEIFAILASSFGLLFCIFIPKCYIIVLKPEHNTRKYVMGKGHARSQ